The region TTTCACTGGGTTATAAATTCGACCAGCAAGTACTTGACAAACTCGGACTGAATAGTTTAAAAGTATATTTCTCTGCAAAGAATTTGCTTACATTCACAAAATACAGTGGATTAGACCCGGAGGTAAACTATGCAGGAAATGATGATGTGGTTATGGGTGTAGAATTTTTCACCTACCCCTCTGTGAGAACTTTTACATTTGGAATTAATATTGGAATTTAAAACATGACAACTATGAAAAATTTAATATATATACTCATCGCTTTAAGCTTTGCCGCATGCGATGTTACAGACATAGATCCGAAAGGAGATATACCGCAGGATCTGGCATTTACAGATGAATCATCTGTACGTGCTACCATTGCCGGCTGCTACGACAACCTGCAGTCGTCCAGCTACTACGGCCGAAACTACCTCGTGCTGCCCGATTTACTGGCAAATAACCTCAACCACACGGGAACAACGCAGGAGTATGCTGAGTTCACTAACAATTCAGTGCAATCAGATAACTTTATTATTGATGGAATATGGAGTAGTATCTATGATGGAATAAACCGTGCTAATATGGTTATACACTTTATCGACGATGCCGGTCTATCCAACGATGACAAAAACCTTTATCTGGCGCATGCCTATTTTATCAGAGCTTTTAACCATTTCAACCTTGTAAGAATGTTTGGTGCAGTACCGGTTAAAACAGCTCCTTCGACAGACCCTGCTCAGGACTTTAATGCACCAAGAACTTCTGTCGATTCTGTTTACATGTATATTGAAACAGATTTAAATAAGGCCAGAAACTACATTGCTGAAATTTTCACAGGTTCTGCTACACCTGCTGTTATTAAAGCACTTTATGCACGAATGGCCTTATATCAAGGAGAGTGGAGCGAAGCAAAAGCCTACGCTGATACAGTAATATCAAATTATGGATACAGCATAGTTCCTGCATTTGCAGATTTGTATCCTGCCAACAATAACCCTGAAAGTATTTTTCAGGCCCAGTTTTCAGAACAAGACAACAACATTTTGGCTCAATACTTTTATCCCACCTCAGAGGGAGGAAGACATGAATTTACACCTTCTGACAGCATTCTATCAGCCTTTGAGGCGGGTGATGTTAGATTTGATGAGTCGATAAGCGAACACCCGGATGATGGGTTGTATGTTGATAAATATAGAGAATTAGAAACCAGGTCAGACAATGTATACCTTTTCAGACTTGCTGAAATGTATTTAATCAGAGCTGAGGCAGAAACAATGCTAAATGGAGATGTTACGGCAATTCAGGATGACATCAATACCATTCGAAACAGGGCCGGGGTAGATAGCACAAATGTGACTGACTACAATCAGTTGCAAGAACTTATTCTGCAGGAACGCAGAAGAGAATTTACCTTCGAAGGACACTACTGGTTCGACCTTGTGCGCACAGGAAAGGCTATAGATGAACTGGAAACGGTTACCAGTACGGAACAATACCTCATGCCTATTCCGCTCAGCGAGATGCAAACAAATGATAGGATGACACAAAACCCGGGCTATTAATTAAAAAAAACTATACCATGAAAAATATAAAACGTCTTTTACTATATTTATTGATAGGAAGCACAGTATTTGCCGCTTGTGAGGATGATAAAGTTGACGCACCGGCAGCCAGTACTGTGGCAGATTTTAGCTATACAACTACAAACAATGCCATTGCTCCATCAACAGTAACATTTACCAACAAATCGGTAAATACAAACTACTACGAGTGGGACTTTGGTAATGGAGAAACATCCAATGCAGAAAACCCATCTGTTACTTATGAATCAGCAGGTACTTATACAGTTAAACTAACCGTTGAAGCTGAAAACGATGTGTATTATAACAGGCTGGTGCAGCAAAAAGACATCAAAATAAAGGCAGAGCCTTTAAAAACACTTTACTTCACCGATAAATTTGATGCCAAAATAAAATATGTTGTACTCGACACAGCCGCGCCTGTAGTGCAGGAAATGCCTGATGTTTCAACCAATTCTAATTTTATAGCTATAGATACCACAAACGCTAACATTTACATTTCCGACAAAGACGCCGGACTAATAAAACGCGCTAGTCTCGATGGAAGTTCAGCAGAAACTGTACTGACCCTCTCATCAACTTCAGAACCCGGCACACCCTGGGGGATAACAGTGGTGGAAGACAAGGTATACTTTGCGCTTGTAAACAGCAACGACGAAGCCAAAATTGCCCGCATGGATCTGGATGGCAGTAATTTCGAAATTGCCGTTGAAATAACTGATTACCTGCCGCTCGACCTGACCTATAACCCAACTGACCAAAAACTCTATTTCAGTAACGATGGATATTATGACGATGGAGGAATTTGGAGAGTCAATACCGACGGATCAGGTCTGGAAGTAGTGGTTCAAAACCACAATGGATCGCCAGTTGATGCTGCAGGTATTGCCATCGATCATATAAACGGTCGCATTTTCTACACACATTATGCAGACCAGGTCGTGGTAATGAACAACCTTGACGGAACAAATCCACAAAACATAGGGACTTACACCGAACAAAACCTCGTTTATGGTGTAGCACTGGATCTGGAAAATGGATATCTTTACTGGACAGACAGACCAGCAAGTGATGGTGACGGAAATGGAAATATCATCAGGGCAAGTTACTCGTTTGAGGGCGGACAGGCAAATGTTGGCGCTCAAGAGATGTGGGTAACCGGTGATGAAATCGACATTGCACCCTATGGACTGGCAATTGATACGTACCGATAACGAAATTAAATACCATAAAAAAATCCCGGAGTATAAAAGACCCCGGGATTTTTTTTATTTAAAGTCGATCACTCATAACTACCCTTTATAAGCAGATCTCCATTTTTCATCATCAATTTACCCTTAGAAATTACATGTTTTAACTCGAGCTTCTCGTTCATAAGCAAAAGATCCGCATCGGCATTAAGCGCGATTTTACCTTTTTGATTAAGTTTCAATGCACTTGCCGGATTGCTGGTGAGCACTTTTAAAGCAACATCAAGTGGTACTTTTTCATCAAGCACGGTGTCTCTCAGCTCTGTTAAATTCGCCATAGGTAAACCCTTTTCAAGCTTCACCAGGTTGCCCTGCTCATCAAAATCGGGCAAAGAACCATTGGCATCAGAGGTGAAGGTAATGTGATGCTCAGGAACACCTGCTTTCAACAATTCTGATACGGCTTTTGAAGGTTTAACCTCGTATTCAGGAAAATACGGGTAACTACTGGTTGTAATATCGACCCAACCTTTTTTTCCATACACCTTGGCATCTTCGAAAATGTAATCGTTCCGGTTGCAATGGGTCGGGTAAAATTGCTTAATGGGTAACTCACTTTGCTCTATCGCGTCATAAATGGGTCGGAACGGGTTTTTAGCATCTCCCATGTGTATGTTTACAATTCCGGCTTTTCCGCCAAGCATTCCGCCAACACGGGCATGTGCCGCTAATTTTATCAATTCCGGTGTTGTTGGTGTAGAAGAACGGTGATCTGAAAGAGCAATTTCACCAATTCCGATGACTTCATCAAGCAAGGCCACATCGCGCCCCACATCACCGGTGAGTGTGGGTGTGGGCACCTGGTAGGCCCCACTGTACATCCATGCCGACATGCCCTCGTTGCGCAGGGCTTTTACTTTCATCAGCACACTTTCAATACTGCGGGTCATCCCATCTGTACCAAGGCAACCAATAACGGTGGTAACACCGGCTTCGAGCAGCTGTGACAATGGGATCTCGGGTGTGCGGGTGGCAGGGCCACCTTCCCCTCCTGCTCCGGCAATATGCACATGAGCATCGATAAAGCCGGGTGTTAATTTAAGGCCATGGGCATCAATAACTTCAGCATCAAGACTACCTGTAGTAATCTCATCCTCAATAGCAATAATTTTACCTCCGGCCACCAATACATCTTTTATGCCTGTTGATTCAGGTGCAAAAACCTCAGCGTTTTTTATTAAAATCATGGTTATGAACTATTTACTATGTTTACTAATTTAGCGAATACTTACTTTAGAGGTGCTTGTGTAATGCCGTGTGGTGGCACGAAACAAATACATCCCTGCGCTATAATTCTTCACACTAATGCGGTAACGCTTTTGGCCGCTATAACGTTCAATCAATTTACCATCTGATGCGTAAATTTGTAAATTTACCGGTTGACCAAAATCACAAAAAACGTGGTTATTGGCTGGATTAGGATATATTTTACCCTGTATTTCATTTTCTGTTTTTTCAACCCCAAGTCCAAGCTCCGTCCCCATCAGGTAAGTTTGTGTTGAATCGAAAACAGAGAGCATCATCTCTTCAAACCCTGCGACCATTCTCGGGTCGTAATTGCCCACGTTGGGTGTAACAGAAAATCCAAAGGCTGTACCATTGTTTTTAATTGCCATTACAGGTGATGTACCATAGCCATCGAGCCATGTAGAATCATTGTTCACGTAATATTTAGCATAATTTCTTTTATTCAGCCAAATACCATAAGTTAAGTCCTCAAGTAGCATGGCATATGGCACAGCAGTGGTTGTATTCTCATACACATCGCTGTTTTTAAATGTCTGTGGCATTACAACTGATGTTTTCAGTAAGTTAAGCCCCGGATCAAAACTCAACGTGCCATAATAAGAAGCACCTGATTCCAGGTAATTATTTACAACAGTGTGTGCGGCAAAACGACTATTGTCGCCCACAAAAGCTACAACGCCGCCATGAGTCCTTATTTTGTCGTTTAATTGATTCCCGTTTGCAGTATTGTTCATAAAATCCATTAAAGTGGCATACGCATTATCGACAAAAACTACTTTTCCGGCATCAGATATAGCATCGCTAAAAGTTTGGTCATCTCCGTTTGCAGTTGTAGCTGCAAATTGATAAACGGTTGCTGAAGTATGATTCTCTATAGCCGTGACTAAAGCTGATGCATTAACTGAGTTTTCACCTGTTACAAGCAGAACATTATCGTTTACACTGCCACAATCATTTACTAAAACGTCCATCATATCGGTATGAAATGAACCATACACTCCGCCGCCCAGCAAAACAGTATAATCGCCGCCTTCGCCGTAAAGCGCAGGCTCTGAGAATTGCTCAAAGCCCTCTACAGCGCCAGTATTCATGTCATAGGTACAGCCGTTAAGCAACTGCATCACTTCGATTTCATCTGCCACAACAGTAGTTTGAGCTGTATTAAAGTGGGTATTTGCCACATCATAAAAATTTCCGGCCCCTGTGCCATAAGCATACACAGAATCGTTACGTATTATCATGGCAGAAAGATCATCGACGCCCAGTCCTGTTATACGACTTTCAGATTGGGTCTCATACCAATTGGCCAACATACCTATAAGCCGGGGGAAGCGTCCGCGCTCTGCAAAATGCGTATCAAAAAGGTAGCCAGGCATTAAATCCACGAAATCGTCCGCAAGGGCCATGTAACTATTCAACGGATTATTAAGCGATTCATCTGGGTATACTGTTCCATTTTCAGCCGTAAAAATTATGGATGAAAGTATAGCCATACCAGCAGAAGTACCTGAAATTACGCCCCCTTCGGCATATTTATCCATGATGGCCTGTTCAATTTCGTTATTATTGAAATTACTATAATAGTTATACTGATCGCCACCCTTGAAGAAAAACATATCGTAAGACATCAACGAATCATAAACCACAGGATAATCAGCCGGATCGACTGCACTCAGATCAAAATGTTTTGCATCTGCAGCATTACAGGTATTCGTAAAGTAATCTCTCATCCAGCTATCTGGTTCAGGCCCCCAGGCTACAATTGCAACCCTGGAATTACCAGCCAGCGTAACGGCCTTTGTATAGGGATCAAAATTCCAGGCATCATCGCCTGTTCTTTCTGTGCCGCCACCAACAAGCATTAAAGTACCCTGTGCAAGTGTATTTAATGAAAATAGCAATCCTGCTAAAAAGATAAAAAACCTTCTCATAACTATAAATTTAAAATTCATAATGAAAATACTGTATTTCAACGGAAAGCGGGAATTCTTAGCCCGGTTTACTCCGGAAATGAGATGTTAAAATACAAAATCAATTTGTACCTGCAAAAAAGAATAAGTTTTTACCAATCTAAAGCGGTAGTCAGGCCAATTACCAGGTAAATATTTTTTAGTTCATCATTTTGGGCGTATTCACCAAAATTATAAAAGGCTCCGAGTATAATTTGCCCCCATTCAGGATTCATTAAACCGCCCATCAACCCGGCTTCATAATAACCGCGTTGTGCCTGGCTGCTAATTTTGCTGATACGACTATCCCGACTATCACCATAAAGTACGCCAAGCTGAGTAGTAAGCGAAAACATAATGTTTTTTTGATGAGAATGAATGGGTAAATAATGCTGCATAAAACCATTGACGAAACGTGTATGGAAATAGCTATAAACCGGCATGGTTTGAAATACGCCGGGCTCATAGAAATGCAATTTACCTGAACCATGACCATTAAAAGCCAGTTCAAGTGGAATATTTTCAGTTACCATTCCGGCATTACCCATAATGCGAAAAGTCCCTGCAAAACGTGTTGGTAAATTATAACTAAATCGTCCCAAAAAGCGCTCATACTTTACATCGCCATCATTTACGGCCAACCCTCGCTCATAACTAAGGTTAAAAACAGGTCCACCTGCTCCTTCACGAATTCTGTATTTTCCGAGATTCCCAAGCTTTTCACCAGGAGCATATCGCAAGTCAAAACGTATAGCTGAACGATTAAAATCTCCGAATAGCGTATCCGTAGCTGTGTGCGACAAACTATATTTTTCCATATACCCTTTTGCACGCAAATTTACATATCTGGGATACTCAACTTCGAGGGCTGCTTGGTGCCCCTGCACATAATTCAAAGCAGGCAATACAAAACTTCTAAGATTATACATTCCAAGCCGATAAGGGTTATAAAATGCATACGCCCCTTTTTCACTGGTTTCATCCTGGTATTGATATTTTAACCTTAACACACCATTCCTGAGAGGGTTCAGATGCGCACGGGCAGCATACCGCCAGTCGCCTTCTTCGTGGGAACGAATAAACTTTCCTCCTATTCTTATCCAATTGAGAACTTTATAGCTCGTCATCAACGATAACCCATAACGCCATCGCTCCTGCAGGTTAAAACCAATTGACTCTTTTAGATTTAATGTAAAATAGCCCAAAGGCAACTCTCCGGTAGCGAGTAACAGTGGCAAATCATTCATCCATCGGAAGAATGGAATCTCTCGCTGCAACGTATCCATTAATTTAAAAGTATACAAATCCTGGGGTGTAAGGCTATCGGACCTGTATTGCTGCAAGAGCGAATCATTTGTAACAGTAACATCAGGGGCATAACTGAATTCAAATTGTCGGCGTAGTATTGATTTGGGAATCTTGACCCCTACCCTGGGATTCATAATACTGGTCGATGCATACCCGATCATGATTGGAAAAGGTGGCAAAGAATCAATTACCTTATCTGTAAAATTAATTCGTGATTGCAACCTGGTCGGAAACCAGTATTTCCCCTCCAGCTTATCATACTCCTGTCTCACGGTTATTCCTATCTGACTTGATTGTGTTGTAGGTTGAGCAACTAATTTGCGCACAGCATAATCATAACCATCGACGTAAATCATTCCATACATGGCACTAAACGATGTGCCTGCTTTGGGCCGGAATGTAATTAAATAAATATTGTGTCCACGCGCTGCAGTTAAAGTATCTTTAATAAGGAAAAAATATTTTTTCTCAGCATTCGGACTTACAGGATTCACATATTTGATAGTGCCGATATTGAAAAAATCATCGTAACACGACAGTGAATGCAACTGACTTCCGAGCACTGCAAAAGCCGGGTTCCTGAATCCGGAAATATTGGTAGTCAATACATTCTCCCGCATTTTACCTGGTGCCTTGTAGTATTTTTCAGAAATTGCTTCACTCACAAACAAATTCGACTTTTTTGCCATTTTTACCAGGTTCCCTGCACTTCCTCCAAGCTTCCCCCTGGAGCTGAAATATTCCAGCGTATCGCGATTCAGGGCAATGTAAAACTTATTATAAGCCGTATATTTAAAAGAAGGTAAATTCATTGGGTCGTGCTCACTGCGCCGTGCAATAACTTTCTGCATAATTGTATCGGCCGGGTTGATACCCGGAAATACTACAACCTCATCCAGTTTAAATGACTTTTCGGCCAATTTAATATTATAAATACCGCTGGTATCCACAAAAAATGATTTGGGTTGTAGTCCCAAATAAAAAACATGAAGCGTATCGGGTTTCGATAGTGAAATTTTATAACGACCGTTAATATCTGAAACGGTACCCTTATTATTATCAGATATGGTTAAAGTAGCATAAGATACCGGATTGCCATAATTATCATTGATTGTCCCTTGGACCTGAATTTGCCCAATTACTGGAGTTATGAAGCATAATAGCAAAAAGGTCCAGACAATTAACAATTTAGGAAGCTGAAACATGATTTTTTTTTTAAAGCATTTGTAGGAAACTCACTTCTTTTTCGGTCAGGAAGCGCCAATGCCCACGATTAAGGTTCTTTTTTGTAAGCCCTGCAAAATAAACACGATCAAGTTTTGTTACCTTATACCCAAGATGCGCAAAAATTCTTCTGACAATTCTATTTTTCCCACTGTGAATTTCAATTCCAACCTGGTTCTTTTCTGAAGGTTCAGGATAACTCAGGTCATCGGGTTTAATAAAACCATCTTCTAATTCAACACCTTGTACAAGGGCATCAAAATCAGTTTTTGTAAAAGGTTTATTTAAAAAAACATGATAAATCTTTCGCACATTAGAGCTGGGGTGAGCAAGCTTTTTAGCCATATCTCCATCATTTGTAAACATTAACACACCAGTAGTATTTCTATCGAGTCTGCCAACCGGATAAATGCGTTCTTTACTGGCTTTTTTCACCAAATCAATTACAGTGCGGCGTCCCTGCGGGTCTTTCGAGGTAGTAACTGTATCTTTTGGTTTATTTAAAAGAAGGTATACTTTCTTTTCAGGCACAAGACTTTTACCCTCATATTCAACATCATCTGAACGTTTTACTTTAAAACCCAACTCTGTTACTATTTCGCCATTAACCTTAATCTTACCCTGTTCAATCAGCTTATCTGCCTCGCGTCTTGAACACACTCCGCTATTGGCAATGTAACGGTTTAACCTTATGGGATCATCCCAATTTTCTTTTTTCGAGCTGTCTTTGCGCTGTCCTTTTTGAACCATTTATTAAAATATTTTAGGTGGCAAAGATAATCTAAAACAAGCTTTTATACGAAAAAACCATCGTAAATTAACCTTTATAACGTCATGAGCACTGTATTAACAAGTAAATTGGTCATTGACAGCACTACTTGTTCAACAAAATTGACTAAACACTAAACATTTTTGCAAAAAATTACTTTATATCATAAAGAAAAAGTAATAACAAAAAATTAATCATTATGAAAACTACTAGTTTATTGATAGTTGCCACACTTGTAATGGGCCTGTCATTTACATCGTGCGACAGTGCACAAAAAGGAGCCAAAGATAAGGCAAAAAGCGACAAAGAGACAAAAAGCGAACTACCGATGGAAGCAAAGACCATCCAGATAAACACAAATGAAAGTATCGTAAACTGGAGTGGCACACTGGTTGGTGTTTACGACCATTATGGAACACTTGACTTCAAAAATGGTGAAATCTTTATTAAAGATGGTAAAATAGCGGATGGCTCTTTCGTTGTAGACATGAAGACAATGAAACCTACCGATCAAAACTACAATCCTGAAGAAGGAAGTACAAAAGAAAAACTCGTCGGGCACCTTTCATCACCAGACTTTTTTGATGTAGAAAACCACCCGGAAGCATCATTCAAAATTAAAGCTCATAAAAACAATGAAATTGTAGGTGACCTGACTATTCGTGGTAATACGCATGAAGAGACAGTAAAAAACCTTGAAATTAAGAACATGGATGGAAAAATGAAATTCCACGGAACCATGACTTTTGACAGAAATAAATACGATGTAAACTGGAAGCACCCGGTAAAAGACAAAGTATTATCCGACGATATTGAACTAAAAGTTACGATAAAAGGATAATTCCGGAATAAACCAGAGAGAGGGTGTCTAAAAAGGTTTGAAAACGTCATTCCTTCTCCGCCAGCTGGCGGAGAAGGAATATTTTTGAATTGATAATCAACAGATTAACTTCGTTGAGCTCCCTTCGGTCGGTTCCTTCGTCGTTCCTCCTACCAATGACGTATCTAAAAAAGTTTCACGCACCGTTCGCAACGAAGGCGCAGCGATTGCAACGTTTTACTCGTAGCGTTCGTTGCGTATTTTTCGTGGCGATCGTGGCTTGAAATAATTTAAAAGATTTAGAATATAAATTTCAATTATAAACCTGAAAAAGTTATACATCATTCTGCATTACTACATTTAAAATTTTTTGGCTATCGGAATGACGACGATTTTTGATTTTTTAGGAACCCTCTTTTTTCTGCCAAAAACAATATTACTTTACTACACCTTGTCTCTCATAAATTTAGCACACACACACCACAACAAACAACCCGAAACATCGACCTACAAGCCTAAAATACAGAAACATAGAAAAGATCAAAAAAGTGAAACGAAATTTTTATGTAACTCGTGGGTAGGAAATCGTTGTTTGTCGAAAAAGATTGTAATCAGTCTATAGGAAAGCCATATTTGCCAGCAAAATTGGGGAATTTTAACTAAAAACGACTGATTATGAACGTTAAACTTTTTACACTTTTATTTACATTTTTAATTGCTACAACGGCGGTATTTGCACAAGACCGCGCCGTTAACGATGATGGCAACTACGAAGGCGTTATCAAAGTAAAATTCGATGACACCATGGTGAAACAACTGGAACAGCTTCACCAGCAAAAATCTAATAATGTAAACGTTATCAAAGCTACTAAAAAAGGTTATGTACTAACCGCTAACCCTGAGCTTGATTCTAAAAACAAAAATCTTGGAGCTTACGAATACAAACGTGTATTCCGTTATGCAGGAAAATTTGAGCAGCGCCACCGTGAGTTTGGACTGCACAAATGGTATGAAATCTCATTTGACTCAAAAGCTTCTGTAGATGAGTTACTAAAAGCTTATTCAAGTGTTGACAACATTGAAATTGCCGAGGCATTGCCAAAAATGACCTTATTTGACAAGCATCCGGAACCAAAAAACAATGGAAAAACACTTTCTACTACACCAACCGACACAAGGTACGACGAACAATGGCATTATAACAATACCGGACAAACTAACGGTACTGTAGATGCCGACATTGATTTACCCGAAGCATGGGAAGTTGAAACTGGTAATTCAGAAGTTATTGTAGCTGTCGAAGACCAGGGAATAGATGTAGACCATGAAGACATGGTAGGCAACATGTGGATAAACTCCGGCGAAACCCCAAACAACGGAGTAGATGATGACAATAACGGATATGTAGATGATTACCACGGATACAATTTTGCCGACAACCAGGGTACCATTACAGCTGGAGACCACGGTTCACACACAGCCGGAACAATCGGAGCTGAAACCAACAATGGTGTAGGCGTAGCAGGTATTGCCGGAGGAACAGGAAATAATGACGGCGTACGCCTGATGTCTTGCGAAGTATTTGGCGCAAGCAACCAGGGCGGCTTCGATGAAGCATTTGTATATGCAGCCGATATGGGCGCTCACATCTCACAAAACAGCTGGGGTGGCGGCGGCGAAAGCCAGGCCATCAACGATGCCATCGACTACTTTATAGCCAATGGTGGTGGAGCCGGTACACCAATGACCGGTGGAGTAGTTGTTATTGCCGCAGGGAACAGCGATGTTAGCTCAGGATCCAGCATTTGGCCTGCCGCATACGAACCAGCTATTGCAGTAGCTGCAACCAACCACGAAGATGTAAAATCATACTATTCAAATTATGGTACATGGGTAGACATTTCAGCTCCGGGTGGCGAAACAAATTCAGTCAACTCTGAAGGCGTTTTAAGCTGCTGGGATGGCGGTTATGGATTTTACCAGGGTACATCAATGGCTTGCCCGCACGTTTCAGGTGTAGCTGCACTTATTGTTTCAAAATATGCAGGAAATATTACACCAGACGAAGTACGCAGCCGCCTTGTTACTTATGTGGACGACATCAGTGCTCAAAATTCAAGCTATACAGGCCAACTTGGTAGTGGCCGATTGAATGCCTATGCAGCACTTACAGGCACAGCACCTCAACCACCAGCTGCTACGTATTGTACTTCAAAAGGCAACGATGCCTCTTATGAGTGGATTGCCAATGTTGAAATCGGAAGCTATTCCAACGCATCAGACGGAGCAGGATATACAGACTTTACTTCAGAAGAGGTACAGCTATCAGCCGGACAAAGCTACAACATCACACTCACACCAGGATTCTCAAACAGCGCTTATGACGAATACTGGAAAATCTGGATTGATTATAATAACGATACAGTTTTTGATGCAG is a window of Salinivirga cyanobacteriivorans DNA encoding:
- a CDS encoding DUF5686 and carboxypeptidase-like regulatory domain-containing protein; this translates as MFQLPKLLIVWTFLLLCFITPVIGQIQVQGTINDNYGNPVSYATLTISDNNKGTVSDINGRYKISLSKPDTLHVFYLGLQPKSFFVDTSGIYNIKLAEKSFKLDEVVVFPGINPADTIMQKVIARRSEHDPMNLPSFKYTAYNKFYIALNRDTLEYFSSRGKLGGSAGNLVKMAKKSNLFVSEAISEKYYKAPGKMRENVLTTNISGFRNPAFAVLGSQLHSLSCYDDFFNIGTIKYVNPVSPNAEKKYFFLIKDTLTAARGHNIYLITFRPKAGTSFSAMYGMIYVDGYDYAVRKLVAQPTTQSSQIGITVRQEYDKLEGKYWFPTRLQSRINFTDKVIDSLPPFPIMIGYASTSIMNPRVGVKIPKSILRRQFEFSYAPDVTVTNDSLLQQYRSDSLTPQDLYTFKLMDTLQREIPFFRWMNDLPLLLATGELPLGYFTLNLKESIGFNLQERWRYGLSLMTSYKVLNWIRIGGKFIRSHEEGDWRYAARAHLNPLRNGVLRLKYQYQDETSEKGAYAFYNPYRLGMYNLRSFVLPALNYVQGHQAALEVEYPRYVNLRAKGYMEKYSLSHTATDTLFGDFNRSAIRFDLRYAPGEKLGNLGKYRIREGAGGPVFNLSYERGLAVNDGDVKYERFLGRFSYNLPTRFAGTFRIMGNAGMVTENIPLELAFNGHGSGKLHFYEPGVFQTMPVYSYFHTRFVNGFMQHYLPIHSHQKNIMFSLTTQLGVLYGDSRDSRISKISSQAQRGYYEAGLMGGLMNPEWGQIILGAFYNFGEYAQNDELKNIYLVIGLTTALDW
- a CDS encoding T9SS type A sorting domain-containing protein, whose translation is MRRFFIFLAGLLFSLNTLAQGTLMLVGGGTERTGDDAWNFDPYTKAVTLAGNSRVAIVAWGPEPDSWMRDYFTNTCNAADAKHFDLSAVDPADYPVVYDSLMSYDMFFFKGGDQYNYYSNFNNNEIEQAIMDKYAEGGVISGTSAGMAILSSIIFTAENGTVYPDESLNNPLNSYMALADDFVDLMPGYLFDTHFAERGRFPRLIGMLANWYETQSESRITGLGVDDLSAMIIRNDSVYAYGTGAGNFYDVANTHFNTAQTTVVADEIEVMQLLNGCTYDMNTGAVEGFEQFSEPALYGEGGDYTVLLGGGVYGSFHTDMMDVLVNDCGSVNDNVLLVTGENSVNASALVTAIENHTSATVYQFAATTANGDDQTFSDAISDAGKVVFVDNAYATLMDFMNNTANGNQLNDKIRTHGGVVAFVGDNSRFAAHTVVNNYLESGASYYGTLSFDPGLNLLKTSVVMPQTFKNSDVYENTTTAVPYAMLLEDLTYGIWLNKRNYAKYYVNNDSTWLDGYGTSPVMAIKNNGTAFGFSVTPNVGNYDPRMVAGFEEMMLSVFDSTQTYLMGTELGLGVEKTENEIQGKIYPNPANNHVFCDFGQPVNLQIYASDGKLIERYSGQKRYRISVKNYSAGMYLFRATTRHYTSTSKVSIR
- the iadA gene encoding beta-aspartyl-peptidase, which translates into the protein MILIKNAEVFAPESTGIKDVLVAGGKIIAIEDEITTGSLDAEVIDAHGLKLTPGFIDAHVHIAGAGGEGGPATRTPEIPLSQLLEAGVTTVIGCLGTDGMTRSIESVLMKVKALRNEGMSAWMYSGAYQVPTPTLTGDVGRDVALLDEVIGIGEIALSDHRSSTPTTPELIKLAAHARVGGMLGGKAGIVNIHMGDAKNPFRPIYDAIEQSELPIKQFYPTHCNRNDYIFEDAKVYGKKGWVDITTSSYPYFPEYEVKPSKAVSELLKAGVPEHHITFTSDANGSLPDFDEQGNLVKLEKGLPMANLTELRDTVLDEKVPLDVALKVLTSNPASALKLNQKGKIALNADADLLLMNEKLELKHVISKGKLMMKNGDLLIKGSYE
- a CDS encoding PKD domain-containing protein → MKNIKRLLLYLLIGSTVFAACEDDKVDAPAASTVADFSYTTTNNAIAPSTVTFTNKSVNTNYYEWDFGNGETSNAENPSVTYESAGTYTVKLTVEAENDVYYNRLVQQKDIKIKAEPLKTLYFTDKFDAKIKYVVLDTAAPVVQEMPDVSTNSNFIAIDTTNANIYISDKDAGLIKRASLDGSSAETVLTLSSTSEPGTPWGITVVEDKVYFALVNSNDEAKIARMDLDGSNFEIAVEITDYLPLDLTYNPTDQKLYFSNDGYYDDGGIWRVNTDGSGLEVVVQNHNGSPVDAAGIAIDHINGRIFYTHYADQVVVMNNLDGTNPQNIGTYTEQNLVYGVALDLENGYLYWTDRPASDGDGNGNIIRASYSFEGGQANVGAQEMWVTGDEIDIAPYGLAIDTYR
- a CDS encoding YceI family protein, with amino-acid sequence MKTTSLLIVATLVMGLSFTSCDSAQKGAKDKAKSDKETKSELPMEAKTIQINTNESIVNWSGTLVGVYDHYGTLDFKNGEIFIKDGKIADGSFVVDMKTMKPTDQNYNPEEGSTKEKLVGHLSSPDFFDVENHPEASFKIKAHKNNEIVGDLTIRGNTHEETVKNLEIKNMDGKMKFHGTMTFDRNKYDVNWKHPVKDKVLSDDIELKVTIKG
- a CDS encoding RagB/SusD family nutrient uptake outer membrane protein, with translation MKNLIYILIALSFAACDVTDIDPKGDIPQDLAFTDESSVRATIAGCYDNLQSSSYYGRNYLVLPDLLANNLNHTGTTQEYAEFTNNSVQSDNFIIDGIWSSIYDGINRANMVIHFIDDAGLSNDDKNLYLAHAYFIRAFNHFNLVRMFGAVPVKTAPSTDPAQDFNAPRTSVDSVYMYIETDLNKARNYIAEIFTGSATPAVIKALYARMALYQGEWSEAKAYADTVISNYGYSIVPAFADLYPANNNPESIFQAQFSEQDNNILAQYFYPTSEGGRHEFTPSDSILSAFEAGDVRFDESISEHPDDGLYVDKYRELETRSDNVYLFRLAEMYLIRAEAETMLNGDVTAIQDDINTIRNRAGVDSTNVTDYNQLQELILQERRREFTFEGHYWFDLVRTGKAIDELETVTSTEQYLMPIPLSEMQTNDRMTQNPGY